Part of the Tolypothrix sp. PCC 7910 genome, AGTAAGCTGTTACGCATTTAAATTGTATATTTCGCACTCACGTTCTCGAAGAGTAAGCGTTCCCGCAGGCTAGGGAGGATCGATTAGTGCCTAAAATCATAGCCAACCACTTTTCAAATAACCGCTAACAGCGCTTGCTTAAAATCTGCTGCACTTTTAAAATAAATCTCCGGCTTCTCTACTAACGCCAAATCAATCACCTCTGCTAACTTGGGTGGAATACTTGCGTCACGTTGGCGAATGGGGACAGGATCATTTTGCAATACTGCCAAAAATGGATCATTACCACTAAAATTACGTGGATAAGCTCCTGTCAACATATTATAAAGACAAGCCGCAGTTGCCCAAATATCTACATCTGGTTGCACATATTTAAAATTGAGCAATTGCTGTCTGGGAACAAATACAGGAGTTCCGGCTTTAGTTCCTGTCATAGTTTGACCACTTAAACCAGCTAAATCAAATGCTTTTGCTAAACCGTAATCTCCGATTTTGGCGGTGAGTTTACCATCATTGTAGGTGAGGAAAATATTACTTGGTTTTAAATCGCGGTGAACTAATCCCCTACCTTTACCAAAGCCGCCATCTTTTAATTTCACATAAGGGATTTCTGCATTGTGGCTATATTCCAAACCGTTGAGAACTTGCAGAATAATTGGGACAGCAATATCAACAGTTAATTTCCCACCTTGTTGTTGCATTAAATCCCAAACTGTACCGCCAGAGCAATATTCCATTGTAAAAAAGAAGATGCCTTCAAAAAAGCCATAATCGATAACTTGTACTACATTGGGATGTTGCAAAGCTTTCGTATTTTCTGTTTCTCGTAAAAACCTTTGGACAGCGTTTTCATTGGCTGCGATCGCAGGTAACATGACTTTCAAAGCAATAAATTTACCAGAATCATGATGCTGTGCTAAATAAACCTCACCAAAACCACCTGTTCCTAATATTTTGATGAGATTGTAACCGCG contains:
- a CDS encoding protein kinase, with protein sequence MPAQVTLTITQGKLPGRQYTFDARTICIIGRSNECNIQLPNDEEHRTISRFHCLLDINPPAIRIRDFGSKNGTYVNSEKIGQRQPHQTPEEAAKLTFPEYDLQSGDDIKLGNTIFTLNIDNPEEILIPNFVAQTVKTDQDFSQTPNFLAVIKRWLGLAVDGNDNLRVIRGYNLIKILGTGGFGEVYLAQHHDSGKFIALKVMLPAIAANENAVQRFLRETENTKALQHPNVVQVIDYGFFEGIFFFTMEYCSGGTVWDLMQQQGGKLTVDIAVPIILQVLNGLEYSHNAEIPYVKLKDGGFGKGRGLVHRDLKPSNIFLTYNDGKLTAKIGDYGLAKAFDLAGLSGQTMTGTKAGTPVFVPRQQLLNFKYVQPDVDIWATAACLYNMLTGAYPRNFSGNDPFLAVLQNDPVPIRQRDASIPPKLAEVIDLALVEKPEIYFKSAADFKQALLAVI